A window of the Lolium perenne isolate Kyuss_39 chromosome 7, Kyuss_2.0, whole genome shotgun sequence genome harbors these coding sequences:
- the LOC127316289 gene encoding uncharacterized protein, whose amino-acid sequence MAGLAAGSVYVRTPSVREKVSGRRFRENPPVVFPTTRTVLAQTPPSTPTTPSSLLSSTAPSTRRYSLSAPSPPPDVARDIAALSSARRGRSIILSRRGTVILPCPPWCDKNGDFPPDLSRWWRHGGDQVAVVAGGDPIAVVLLLEARRSSNRVMWLDPPEVVVKMPICSGYVVVALVAARRSSSGAGGGTVERKRRLSAEQVVALEQSFDEEKRKLEPERKIELPRRLGMAPRKVAVWFQNGRARWKANQLAGRDVLPADNGRLRS is encoded by the exons ATGGCTGGCCTGGCTGCTGGCTCGGTATATGTGCG tactccctccgtccgcgAAAAGGTGTCGGGCCGACGTTTTCGTGAAAACCCCCCTGTTGTTTTTCCGACCACGCGCACGGTCCTCGCGCAGACACCGCCCTCCACCCCGACGACGCCTTCTTCCTTGCTCTCGTCGACGGCGCCCTCCACCCGACGCTACTCCCTCTCCGCCCCAAGCCCTCCACCCGACGTTGCGCGCGACATCGCCGCCCTCTCCTCCGCTCGCCGCGGGCGTTCTATCATTCTCTCGCGTCGCGGCACCGTCATCCTCCCGTGCCCACCGTGGTGTGATAAAAATGGGGATTTTCCTCCGGATCTCTCTCGATGGTGGCGGCACGGCGGAGATCAAGTCGCGGTGGTGGCTGGAGGAGATCCAATCGCGGTGGTGCTGCTATTGGAGGCACGGCGGAGCTCCAATCGGGTGATGTGGCTGGATCCTCCCGAGGTCGTGGTAAAGATGCCAATTTGCTCTGGATATGTCGTGGTGGCGCTGGTGGCGGCACGGCGGAGCTCGAGTGGCGCTGGTGGCGGCACGGTGGAAAGGAAGCGGCGGCTGAGCGCTGAGCAGGTCGTGGCGCTGGAGCAGAGCTTCGACGAGGAGAAGCGGAAGCTCGAGCCGGAGCGGAAAATCGAGCTGCCACGGCGGCTGGGGATGGCGCCGCGCAAGGTGGCCGTGTGGTTCCAGAACGGCCGCGCTCGGTGGAAGGCAAATCAGCTCGCCGGACGCGACGTGCTCCCGGCAGACAACGGCCGCCTCCGTTCTTAG
- the LOC127316288 gene encoding ubiquitin carboxyl-terminal hydrolase 21-like, with protein MPEPSVSLAVFPVDEAKQEQLRLQLQMMQMGSVLSAPLKNIWQNRFKELSSDFLPGQQEDAHEFLRCLLENLHKCTLDPKSKGKPSSIDEESIVKQVFGGRMINHLTCRDCGHCSETFEPFLDLSLEIDQVDDLAAALESFTKVEQIGDAKNKITCGSCNGQVCKDKQLLLDKAPDVLAFQLKRFAILDGSIEKIGKHVVYPSELDLKPFHSNPDKEDLKYDLYGVVKHSGLPSFGHYVDSITETSALHQEAYMLFYVRQSTFPWFSSLLEEADSGASPMSVVDNKDVVMRCAPSATEITNPERPSTPAPHPKRMYSIYDHNVFAFENLDENEHETKVKKSKATSASKYLKSSTLDQNASRLMRSMTSARRKCFLNRLDSHNVVLC; from the exons ATGCCGGAGCCGTCCGTTTCCCTCGCCGTCTTCCCAGTTGATGAAGCCAAGCAGGAACAACTTCGTCTTCAGCTGCAG ATGATGCAGATGGGTTCTGTTCTTTCTGCGCCCTTAAAGAACATATGGCAGAATCGATTCAAAG AATTATCTTCAGATTTTTTACCAGGACAACAAGAGGATGCACATGAGTTCCTTCGTTGCTTGTTGGAAAATTTGCATAAGTGTACCCTTGATCCCAAGTCAAAGGGGAAGCCCTCGTCTATTGATGAGGAAAGTATTGTCAAGCAGGTGTTTGGTGGTCGAATGATAAACCAT TTGACATGCCGTGATTGTGGCCACTGCTCGGAGACATTCGAGCCGTTCCTTGATCTTAGCTTGGAGATTGATCAGGTTGATGACCTTGCTGCTGCATTGGAATCTTTCACTAAGGTGGAGCAAATCGGTGATGCTAAGAACAAGATCACATGTGGAAGTTGTAATGGTCAAGTTTGTAAGGACAAGCAACTTCTACTTGATAAAGCACCAGATGTCCTTGCATTTCAACTAAAGCGCTTCGCCATACTTGATGGTTCCATTGAAAAGATTGGGAAACATGTGGTATACCCATCAGAACTTGATTTGAAGCCATTCCACAGTAATCCAGACAAGGAG GACTTAAAATATGATCTTTATGGCGTTGTTAAGCATTCTGGCTTAcctagctttggccactat GTTGATTCAATTACTGAGACAAGTGCACTACATCAAGAAGCATATATGCTCTTCTATGTTAGGCAGAGCACGTTTCCGTGGTTCTCAAGCTTGCTAGAGGAAGCTGATAGTGGTGCATCTCCTATGTCAGTTGTGGATAATAAAGATGTAGTGATGAGGTGTGCCCCAAGTGCTACTGAAATCACCAACCCGGAGAGACCCTCGACTCCAGCTCCACACCCCAAGAGGATGTACTCTATTTATGACCATAATGTGTTTGCCTTCGAGAACTTAG ATGAGAATGAACATGAAACGAAGGTGAAGAAATCAAAGGCTACATCTGCCTCTAAATATTTGAAAAGCTCTACCCTGGATCAGAATGCGTCGCGGTTAATGAGGAGCATGACATCTGCACGAAGAAAATGCTTTCTGAATAGACTAGATTCACACAATGTGGTGCTTTGTTGA